Proteins found in one Crassostrea angulata isolate pt1a10 chromosome 3, ASM2561291v2, whole genome shotgun sequence genomic segment:
- the LOC128178139 gene encoding tyrosyl-DNA phosphodiesterase 1-like has protein sequence MSDTDSDVTIEPDPSDWDHSPNLFTPSPPQSVSKRQSSYHQLSDSDNEEPCSSVKHSFQHQTTEDLSNGRSSPKLLKRINKSSLSKSPSSSSQKNEKSIVFGKIDDQNNSAKDKKLDASKGVPQKKLHDSQVLKRKHSSGDSSKRVSETISSQALPPCKYGSKCYRKNPDHLKEFSHPSANDSNENARGRKSTKQETSPPMKRQKTETMSLTSKEPIDIFTHAQPLSFFLTKVHGISSDYNGAYTMSLRDILSESMGNLQESCQFNYMFEIPWLIQQYPTSFRQKPLLCVHGFQGGQKAGLEADARKFTNIKFCQAKLEMPYGTHHTKMMFLLYDNGLRVVIHTANLIERDWHQKTQGIWISPVFPKLKSGPSPTQGDSPTHFKRDLLQYVAAYKAYQLKDWQDHISRHDLSSANVFIVGSVPGRHMAEKKHWFGHMKLRKLLNENGPVKEQASKWPVVGQFSSIGSLGASKENWLSVEFLQSLATVKGTSSVPLAPVEFKLIFPTVDNVRTSLEGYPAGGSIPYSINVAKKQPWLHSYFHQWKSEGRGRNRAMPHIKTYCRPSPTWEEAAWFLVTSSNLSKAAWGALEKKGSQLMIRSYEIGVLFIPKYLVENAVFECSSKVKEAGQKTFVLPYDLPPRAYTKSDKPWIWDIAHKELPDSNGNMWCPS, from the exons ATGTCTGATACAGATTCTGATGTTACCATTGAACCGGATCCAAGTGATTGGGATCATTCTCCAAATCTCTTCACCCCTTCCCCACCTCAGTCGGTCTCCAAGAGACAGTCTTCATATCATCAGCTGTCTGACTCTGACAATGAGGAGCCATGTTCCTCTGTGAAACACTCATTTCAACATCAGACTACAGAAGATTTATCCAATGGACGCAGCTCACCAAAGTTGCTCAAAAGAATTAACAAATCTTCTTTGTCAAAATCCCCATCCTCAAGTtcacagaaaaatgaaaaatcaatagTTTTTGGCAAAATTGATGATCAGAATAATTCagcaaaagataaaaaattagATGCAAGTAAAGGTGTtccacaaaaaaaattacatgactCTCAGgtgttaaaaagaaaacattcatcAGGGGACAGTTCAAAGAGGGTTTCAGAAACAATCTCTTCTCAAGCTCTACCTCCATGTAAATATGGCTCTAAATGTTACAGGAAAAACCCTGATCACCTCAAGGAATTTTCCCATCCTT CAGCTAATGACAGCAATGAAAATGCTAGAGGAAGAAAATCCACAAAGCAGGAGACATCTCCGCCAATGAAAAGGCAGAAGACTGAAACAATGTCACTGACATCAAAAGAACCCATAGATATCTTCACTCATGCTCAGCCATTGAGTTTCTTTTTAACCAAAGTCCATGGAATCTCTAGTGACTATAATGGTGCCTATACAATGAGTCTCAGAG ACATTTTATCAGAAAGCATGGGGAATTTGCAAGAGTCATGTCAG ttcaaCTACATGTTTGAGATTCCATGGCTCATCCAACAGTACCCAACATCATTTAG ACAGAAACCTCTTCTCTGTGTCCATGGGTTTCAAGGGGGACAGAAAGCTGGATTGGAGGCAGATGCCAGAAAGTTTACAAACATCAAGTTTTGTCAG GCAAAATTAGAAATGCCATATGGAACTCACCATAC GAAAATGATGTTTCTGCTGTATGATAATGGACTTCGTGTTGTGATCCACACAGCTAACCTAATAGAGCGTGACTGGCACCAGAAAACTCAGGG GATTTGGATAAGTCCTGTCTTTCCAAAGCTAAAATCAGGTCCTTCACCCACACAAGGGGATTCTCCAACTCATTTCAAGAGGGACCTCCTGCAGTATGTTGCAGCCTACAAGGCTTACCAACTGAAGGATTGGCAGGATCACATATCTAGGCATGATCTGTCTTCAGCTAA TGTTTTCATTGTGGGCTCAGTGCCAGGCAGACACATGGCAGAAAAGAAGCACTGGTTTGGTCACATGAAACTTCGGAAGCTGCTGAATGAAAATGGACCAGTGAAGGAGCAGGCTTCCAAGTGGCCAGTGGTTGGACAATTCTCCAGTATTGGGTCCCTAGGAGCCTCCAAAGAGAACTGGTTGTCTGTGGAATTTTTGCAATCTCTTGCAACAGTAAAAGGAACAAGCAGTGTACCACTAGCTCCTGTAGAGTTCAAGCtg ATTTTTCCTACTGTTGACAATGTGAGGACCAGTCTAGAGGGCTATCCAGCAGGAGGCTCCATCCCATACAGCATCAATGTTGCCAAGAAGCAGCCATGGCTTCACTCTTACTTCCA CCAGTGGAAGTCTGAAGGGAGGGGAAGAAATCGGGCCATGCCTCACATCAAAACCTACTGCCGTCCCTCCCCGACCTGGGAGGAGGCTGCATGGTTTCTTGTTACGAG TTCTAACCTATCAAAAGCGGCATGGGGGGCCTTGGAAAAGAAGGGGAGTCAACTGATGATTCGGTCCTATGAAATAGGAGTGCTGTTTATCccaaaatatttg GTTGAGAATGCAGTGTTTGAGTGCTCAAGTAAAGTCAAAGAAGCTGGACAGAAAACTTTTGTTCTTCCGTATGATCTTCCACCCAGAGCATACACCAAAAGCG ATAAGCCATGGATTTGGGACATTGCACACAAGGAATTGCCAGATTCCAATGGAAACATGTGGTGCCCAAGCTAA
- the LOC128178140 gene encoding B9 domain-containing protein 2-like: MAEVHIVGQIVGASGFPDHSLFCKWGINTGGAWKALAGLREGQTQVDTPQQHDAAYWAHPIDIHYATKGLQGWPKIHFQVWHQDSFGRNELYGYGFCHVPTTPGMHEIECPTWRPSGSFKEQVSQYFLGGGPQLKNPDLIYSGADRYRLHTIAMGSVHVRLGVILRNFDKYGIEC; the protein is encoded by the exons ATGGCTGAGGTTCACATTGTTGGACAAATCGTTGGAGCCTCTGGCTTTCCTGACCACAGTCTTTTCTGTAAATGGGGAATAAACACAG GTGGTGCTTGGAAGGCTTTAGCGGGTCTAAGAGAAGGACAGACACAAGTTGATACTCCGCAGCAACATGACGCAGCATACTGGGCTCACCCCATAGACATTCACTATGCAACAAAAGGCCTACAAG GTTGGCCAAAAATTCACTTTCAAGTATGGCATCAAGATTCGTTTGGAAGAAATGAACTCTATGGTTATGGTTTCTGTCATGTACCTACAACGCCTGGCATGCATGAAATTGAATGCCCGACTTGGAGGCCCTCTGGGAGTTTCAAGGAACAAGTGTCACAGTATTTTCTGGGAGGGGGACCGCAACTGAAAAACCCCGACTTGATATACAGTGGTGCTGATCGTTACAGACTTCATACCATTGCGATGGGAAGTGTACATGTACGGCTCGGAGTTATACTCAGGAACTTTGACAAATATGGAATTGaatgttga
- the LOC128176275 gene encoding uncharacterized protein LOC128176275 — protein sequence MDPNKCAQDALLCALCKENADVQMLCTVCSMYMCKECVGEHLSDSTYHQVINFKHRNDILKYPECKLHEKYSCEMLCKDCDVYVCSKCILSDIHGRHKFLDVQDAFKYKAAILMNDTFYLKEKIRPAYKIIVMEMKEEMHTVAKQYEKFSQATTDYGEVWHEIVNQCTNQLKEKLEKYKEQHLNVLKKEMEKIQQVLSHINHNIEENNEILNCGDVAKSLSYKSALKQFDKMPPKITATLSKFQLMKIDKENFYEQFGCLGEITFGKEERGCILSLKAEISLSHERPKVSAVHVFNTGHPKLRSIAYFSEKEIWTCGRSSELKCFDVKGQLKECLRTKSKEPPNDITVTKYGHLIYCDNGGTINFLKNGQFEEVIKLIDWTPKHLCLTSSDDLLIMMYSHDFTHTRVVRYANFKEVQTIQFDHNKNPLYSENVSTKYICENRNRDICVSDSRLGSVVVVNKAGKLRFKYCGNSSSDTEKPFIPFGICVNSYYHILIADCNNNSIHIIDHDGKFLYQIDNCGLENPCGICLDKNEHLLIAEQYSGNLKKILF from the coding sequence ATGGATCCCAACAAGTGTGCACAAGATGCCTTGCTATGTGCTCTCTGTAAAGAGAATGCCGACGTACAGATGCTTTGTACCGTGTGTTCCATGTACATGTGCAAAGAATGCGTTGGAGAACACTTATCTGATTCTACATATCACCAGGTGattaattttaagcatagaAATGATATTCTGAAATATCCAGAATGTAAATtacatgaaaaatattcatGCGAAATGCTTTGCAAAGACTGTGATGTTTATGTGTGCtctaaatgtattttatctgaTATTCATGGGAGACACAAGTTTTTGGATGTGCAAGATGCTTTCAAGTACAAAGCAGCCATCTTGATGAATGATACTTTTTACTTGAAAGAAAAAATCCGACCagcttacaaaataatagtaATGGAAATGAAAGAGGAAATGCACACAGTTGCTAAACAATATGAGAAGTTCTCACAAGCAACCACTGATTATGGTGAAGTTTGGCATGAAATTGTTAATCAGTGCACCAACCAATTGAaagaaaaacttgaaaaatacaaagaacagcatttgaatgttttgaaaaaagaaatggaGAAAATACAGCAAGTTTtgtctcatattaatcataatattgaagaaaataatgaaatattgaattGTGGAGATGTTGCCAAATCTCTCTCATACAAGTCTGCTTTGAAACAATTTGACAAAATGCCCCCTAAAATCACTGCAACACTTTCAAAATTTCAActcatgaaaattgataaagaaaACTTCTATGAACAGTTTGGTTGTTTAGGTGAAATAACTTTTGGAAAAGAAGAGCGTGGGtgtattttaagtttaaaagcTGAAATATCCCTGTCACACGAAAGACCAAAAGTTTCtgcagtacatgtattcaaCACAGGACATCCAAAACTTAGAAGTATTGCTTATTTTAGTGAAAAGGAAATTTGGACTTGTGGACGATCTAGTGAATTAAAATGCTTCGATGTCAAAGGTCAACTCAAAGAATGTCTACGAACAAAATCAAAAGAACCCCCAAATGACATAACAGTTACCAAATATGGGCATCTTATCTATTGTGATAACGGGGGAAccataaactttttaaagaatggCCAGTTTGAAGAGGTAATCAAATTGATTGATTGGACACCAAAACACCTTTGTTTGACATCAAGTGATGATCTATTAATCATGATGTACAGTCATGATTTTACACACACAAGAGTTGTCCGCTATGCCAATTTCAAAGAGGTTCAAACCATCCAATTTGACCACAATAAAAATCCTCTGTATTCTGAAAATGTCTCTACCAAATACATTTGTGAAAACAGAAATCGTGACATTTGTGTATCAGACAGTCGTCTGGGTAGCGTGGTTGTGGTTAACAAGGCCGGGAAGCTCCGATTCAAATACTGTGGAAATTCTTCCTCGGACACAGAGAAACCATTTATTCCTTTTGGAATTTGTGTGAACAGCTATTATCACATTTTAATTGCAGACTGCAACAACAACAGTATCCACATCATAGACCATGATGGGAAGTTTCTCTACCAAATAGACAACTGTGGTTTAGAGAACCCTTGTGGGATATGTTTGGACAAAAATGAACATTTACTTATTGCCGAACAATATAGtggaaatctgaaaaaaatcttattctaa